In the genome of Mucisphaera calidilacus, one region contains:
- a CDS encoding YkgJ family cysteine cluster protein produces the protein MTQVEQEAEWFDPGLSFGCTQCGNCCTGPTGFVWFTPEEGQAIAKELGIDVETFKTEYAVKKMGRWSLAEVKRGHLYDCVFLTWNEDHTKAGCSIYNVRPTQCRTWPFWPSNLKSQIGWDLAARHCPGMRLGGQFVPSDQIRIQRDRSDPRL, from the coding sequence ATGACACAGGTCGAGCAAGAGGCCGAATGGTTTGATCCGGGTCTGAGTTTCGGATGCACCCAGTGCGGCAATTGCTGCACCGGGCCGACCGGCTTCGTATGGTTTACCCCGGAGGAGGGGCAGGCGATCGCCAAGGAACTCGGTATCGACGTCGAGACCTTCAAGACTGAGTACGCCGTCAAGAAGATGGGGCGATGGTCGCTCGCCGAGGTCAAACGCGGGCACCTGTATGACTGTGTATTCCTGACCTGGAACGAAGACCACACTAAGGCGGGCTGCTCGATCTACAACGTTCGCCCCACGCAGTGCCGCACCTGGCCGTTCTGGCCGAGCAACCTGAAATCGCAGATCGGCTGGGACCTCGCCGCGCGACACTGCCCGGGCATGCGCCTGGGCGGGCAGTTCGTGCCTTCCGACCAGATCCGCATCCAGCGTGACCGCAGCGACCCGAGACTCTGA
- a CDS encoding YkgJ family cysteine cluster protein — translation MDEQRRDAWRQWLDAARDPEVDGFLQSFYGDLDRAVAQRAPRCDQSGRCCDFDGYGHRLYVTGLEIARFLRHAPPPEPASDYPLRVLTEHRPACVYQVDGLCSTHAIRPLGCRVFFCEPGTEDWQQQTYERFMNRLKAEHERLGLPYAYMEWRAGLAEAASIRSISSEG, via the coding sequence ATGGATGAGCAGCGACGCGACGCCTGGCGGCAGTGGCTCGACGCCGCACGTGATCCCGAAGTCGATGGTTTTCTGCAGAGTTTTTACGGTGATCTCGATCGAGCTGTCGCCCAGCGGGCACCGCGTTGTGATCAGAGCGGGCGCTGTTGTGACTTCGACGGCTACGGGCATCGTCTGTACGTCACGGGCCTTGAGATCGCACGATTCCTGAGGCACGCGCCGCCTCCCGAACCGGCGTCGGACTATCCGCTACGGGTCCTGACAGAGCATCGCCCGGCCTGTGTCTATCAGGTCGATGGCCTTTGCTCGACGCACGCCATCCGCCCGCTCGGTTGCAGGGTCTTTTTCTGCGAACCGGGTACCGAAGACTGGCAGCAGCAGACGTATGAACGCTTCATGAACCGACTCAAGGCCGAGCACGAGCGCCTCGGGCTTCCTTACGCCTATATGGAGTGGCGCGCGGGGTTGGCCGAGGCCGCGTCGATCCGCTCGATCAGTTCCGAGGGGTGA
- a CDS encoding HAD family hydrolase produces the protein MNPTGMIFDLDGTLVDSLGEIAWAVNEARKSEQLVPLPQADYQPWVGRGLRHLIASMLGDENDPRIDRILKSVRAIYDAHAGERAALYEGIAEMLADLEQRQIPLSVLTNKPDGPAKGLIEQRFAPGTFRYVVGQRDGHPVKPDPAAALRIIDQAGGDPADWWFVGDMTVDIETAMAAGMVAVGVTWGIQSAEHNPQTLLDAGADLLIDHPSELIERIDAASANPARHSI, from the coding sequence ATGAACCCCACAGGCATGATTTTCGACCTGGACGGCACACTCGTGGACTCACTGGGCGAGATCGCCTGGGCGGTTAACGAGGCCCGCAAATCCGAGCAGCTCGTCCCCCTGCCACAGGCGGATTATCAGCCATGGGTCGGACGCGGCCTGCGGCACCTGATCGCGAGCATGCTCGGCGACGAGAACGACCCACGCATCGACAGGATCCTTAAGTCGGTACGGGCAATCTACGACGCACACGCCGGAGAACGCGCCGCCCTCTACGAGGGCATTGCAGAGATGCTCGCCGATTTGGAACAGCGACAGATCCCGCTCTCCGTCCTGACCAACAAACCGGACGGTCCTGCCAAAGGGCTGATCGAACAAAGATTCGCCCCCGGCACCTTCAGATACGTCGTCGGCCAACGCGACGGCCATCCGGTCAAGCCCGACCCCGCCGCGGCCCTTCGCATCATCGATCAGGCCGGCGGAGATCCGGCCGACTGGTGGTTCGTCGGCGACATGACCGTGGACATCGAGACGGCCATGGCCGCGGGCATGGTCGCGGTCGGCGTCACATGGGGGATTCAGTCGGCTGAGCACAACCCTCAGACACTTCTCGACGCGGGCGCCGACCTGCTGATCGATCACCCCTCGGAACTGATCGAGCGGATCGACGCGGCCTCGGCCAACCCCGCGCGCCACTCCATATAG
- a CDS encoding flavin reductase family protein, which yields MPDVDRASIGAALGKIPSGIFVLTARHEDRRMGMLAAWVQQVCFDPPMVCVSVAKGRSIMPLLSESRHFGLCQIPEDDRLFQRKFSRNFEPGEDPFLGFELIHGTIHGLPLLAGCSAFMECELACHLDVEGDHDLFVGKVLSGRASDKAPFVHLRENGFEYA from the coding sequence ATGCCAGATGTGGACAGAGCGAGTATTGGAGCTGCGCTAGGGAAGATTCCATCAGGGATCTTTGTACTGACTGCGCGCCACGAGGACCGCAGGATGGGCATGCTCGCCGCCTGGGTTCAGCAGGTCTGTTTTGATCCGCCGATGGTCTGTGTCTCGGTGGCGAAGGGGCGGTCGATCATGCCGCTTCTCAGCGAGTCGCGACACTTCGGGCTGTGCCAGATCCCCGAGGACGACCGCCTGTTTCAGCGGAAGTTCTCACGCAACTTCGAGCCGGGCGAGGACCCATTCCTCGGCTTCGAACTGATTCACGGGACGATCCACGGCCTCCCGCTGCTCGCCGGCTGCAGTGCTTTCATGGAATGTGAACTGGCATGCCACCTCGATGTTGAGGGTGACCACGATCTGTTCGTCGGCAAAGTTCTCTCGGGCAGGGCCAGTGACAAGGCTCCGTTTGTCCACCTGCGCGAGAACGGGTTCGAGTACGCCTGA
- a CDS encoding Lrp/AsnC family transcriptional regulator — translation MTASATPIQIDDPVNARILAVSEDRIQGFTRDPFRAIAEESGLEVENVCNRIRAMLEAGVIRRVRQTVLATSLAPGALVAWKVPSDQLDAAFDWMAKRDPFSGHVVIRSTDSDSPGAAFRLWTTVKVPQGYSIEAHCRLLQEQVGAERFRAMPAQRLFTLGVGHVRRRGMEPGSRSDEPGRVQDTKIVALTDAEWRVLPVLKDEFALDEIHADPWAERAEKAGIALDAFLSGAESLQAKGVIGRFSTFLEHNKKVAGQQRVVSFNGLFHWRVPEGCEIDAGKEVGRHHIMTHAYWREGGAEFNHVNVMGVAHGQEKDRVLAHKKAIDEHLREAGINVLYTNVFWGGRSEIKPSEILPQRYWHWCNEMGVDPETLRA, via the coding sequence ATGACCGCAAGCGCAACGCCGATCCAGATCGACGACCCCGTCAACGCACGCATCCTCGCCGTCTCTGAGGACCGCATCCAGGGATTCACCCGCGACCCATTCCGAGCAATCGCCGAGGAATCGGGGCTGGAGGTCGAGAACGTCTGCAATCGTATCCGTGCGATGCTCGAAGCGGGCGTCATACGCAGGGTTCGTCAGACCGTGCTTGCCACGAGCCTTGCGCCCGGTGCGCTCGTGGCCTGGAAGGTCCCAAGCGATCAACTCGACGCAGCCTTTGACTGGATGGCCAAGCGTGATCCCTTCAGCGGGCACGTCGTGATTCGCTCCACCGACAGTGATTCGCCCGGTGCCGCTTTCCGCCTCTGGACCACGGTCAAGGTCCCGCAGGGCTACAGCATCGAGGCCCACTGCCGGTTGCTTCAAGAACAGGTTGGTGCCGAGCGTTTCCGTGCCATGCCGGCACAGCGGCTCTTCACGCTGGGCGTAGGCCACGTCCGACGCCGCGGCATGGAGCCTGGCAGCCGATCGGACGAACCCGGACGGGTGCAGGACACAAAGATCGTCGCGCTTACCGATGCCGAGTGGCGGGTGCTGCCCGTGCTCAAGGACGAGTTTGCCCTTGATGAGATTCACGCCGATCCCTGGGCGGAGCGTGCCGAGAAGGCGGGCATCGCGCTCGACGCTTTTCTGAGCGGAGCCGAATCCCTGCAGGCCAAGGGTGTGATCGGGCGTTTCTCGACTTTTCTCGAACACAACAAGAAGGTCGCCGGTCAGCAACGCGTCGTCAGCTTCAACGGGCTGTTTCACTGGCGCGTCCCCGAAGGTTGCGAGATCGACGCCGGCAAGGAAGTCGGTCGCCACCACATCATGACCCACGCCTACTGGCGTGAGGGCGGGGCCGAGTTCAACCACGTCAACGTCATGGGCGTCGCTCACGGACAGGAGAAGGACCGCGTTCTTGCGCACAAGAAGGCTATCGACGAGCACCTTCGCGAGGCCGGCATCAACGTGCTCTACACCAATGTTTTCTGGGGCGGCCGGAGCGAGATCAAGCCGAGCGAGATTCTTCCTCAGCGCTATTGGCACTGGTGCAATGAGATGGGCGTTGACCCGGAGACCCTGCGCGCGTGA
- the truA gene encoding tRNA pseudouridine(38-40) synthase TruA gives MTNASAEEGLPHFLRDVPVRRYRLTVAYDGADFFGWQKQEPKGQEPMRTVQGVLEATLIRVMRQPLNLVGASRTDSGVHAEGQTAHFDAASPIPLERMAHAINSKLPGDVEVRSVTETRPDFDAISDAIRKRYRYRLHRLASRPLGTRKLVWHYWEPLELQHMNDAATRLVGTHDIEGLSSAGHGRESTVRTIFACRVEDHGDELHVVIEGDGFLYNTVRIAVGTLIEVGRRRFEPARIDEILATADRRLAGPTAPASGLWLERIWYPDDES, from the coding sequence GTGACCAACGCCTCCGCCGAGGAAGGTCTGCCCCACTTTCTGCGTGACGTCCCCGTCCGACGTTACCGACTCACCGTCGCCTACGACGGCGCCGACTTCTTCGGCTGGCAGAAGCAGGAGCCCAAGGGGCAGGAACCGATGCGCACCGTGCAGGGCGTTCTCGAAGCGACGCTTATCCGGGTCATGCGCCAACCGCTGAATCTCGTCGGCGCGAGCCGGACCGACTCGGGCGTCCACGCGGAGGGCCAGACCGCTCACTTCGACGCCGCTAGCCCCATCCCGCTGGAACGCATGGCCCACGCCATCAACTCCAAGCTCCCGGGCGACGTGGAAGTCCGTTCGGTCACCGAAACGCGGCCTGATTTCGATGCCATCTCCGACGCCATTCGCAAGCGATACCGTTACCGCCTGCACCGCCTGGCCAGCCGGCCGCTGGGCACACGCAAGCTCGTCTGGCACTACTGGGAACCGCTCGAACTGCAGCATATGAACGACGCGGCGACTCGGCTCGTCGGGACCCATGACATCGAGGGGCTTTCGTCCGCGGGGCACGGCCGGGAGTCAACCGTGCGCACGATCTTCGCCTGCCGTGTCGAGGATCATGGCGACGAGTTGCACGTTGTCATCGAGGGCGACGGCTTTCTCTACAACACGGTGCGCATCGCCGTCGGCACGCTGATCGAGGTCGGACGCAGAAGGTTTGAGCCAGCACGCATTGACGAGATCCTCGCGACCGCGGACCGACGCCTCGCGGGTCCGACCGCACCGGCCAGCGGGCTGTGGCTTGAACGCATCTGGTACCCGGATGACGAGAGCTGA
- a CDS encoding glycosyltransferase family 4 protein, translated as MKILHVITRLILGGAQQNTLLSCAGQVAAGHEVHLAYGPIYGPEGSLLEEGRASGATLHEIPSMVRAVHPIQDWRCVGELRALIRGLRPGIVHTHSSKAGITGRVAGWAEKQGGLPKVVHTVHGLPFYDGQNPLVHRLYIGLERYAARRCDHLIGITPAMAEAFEENKIASVDRFTIVPSGVDLSPYKGLDRQAGRRGVCDRFDIPQDRRVIGLVARLDPLKGHRDLIAALPEIIRQHDGVHVLFVGDGFDRPGIEQAIQDSPHRDHITLAGLVPLDEMPGVYACIDVLVLPSYQEGQSRVLVEGLAAGCATVGYDVGGIPAVLEASGRLVPVGDKEALAGAINDWLADEDAQNRIEAGRHHVTAHYSAETMNQQLLACYERLLRS; from the coding sequence GTGAAGATCCTGCACGTCATCACGCGGCTCATTTTGGGCGGCGCTCAGCAGAACACGCTGCTCTCCTGCGCGGGGCAGGTCGCTGCCGGTCACGAGGTGCACCTGGCTTACGGCCCGATCTATGGCCCGGAAGGCTCGCTGCTTGAGGAGGGGCGCGCGAGTGGTGCAACGCTTCATGAGATCCCGTCCATGGTGCGCGCGGTCCATCCGATTCAGGACTGGCGATGCGTGGGCGAGCTGCGTGCGCTCATTCGTGGCCTGCGTCCCGGTATTGTTCACACGCATTCGAGCAAGGCGGGGATCACCGGACGAGTCGCTGGCTGGGCCGAGAAGCAGGGCGGCCTGCCGAAGGTCGTCCACACGGTTCACGGCCTGCCTTTCTATGACGGCCAGAACCCGCTGGTTCATCGGCTGTACATCGGCCTTGAACGCTACGCCGCCAGACGCTGCGACCACCTCATCGGCATCACTCCGGCCATGGCCGAGGCATTCGAGGAGAACAAGATCGCGAGCGTTGACCGCTTCACCATTGTGCCCAGTGGCGTCGATCTGAGTCCTTACAAGGGGCTGGATCGTCAGGCCGGACGCCGAGGTGTCTGCGATCGATTCGATATCCCGCAGGACCGCCGCGTCATCGGTCTCGTCGCACGGCTTGACCCGCTCAAGGGCCACCGTGACCTGATTGCTGCTCTGCCTGAAATCATCAGGCAACACGACGGTGTGCACGTGCTCTTCGTGGGTGATGGCTTCGACCGGCCCGGCATCGAGCAGGCGATCCAAGACAGTCCGCACCGCGACCACATCACCCTCGCGGGGTTGGTCCCGCTCGACGAGATGCCAGGGGTATACGCCTGTATCGACGTGCTGGTGCTGCCGTCGTATCAGGAGGGCCAGAGCCGGGTGCTGGTGGAGGGGCTTGCTGCCGGCTGCGCAACGGTTGGGTACGACGTTGGCGGGATCCCGGCCGTGCTCGAAGCCTCAGGCAGACTCGTACCCGTGGGTGACAAGGAGGCCCTCGCTGGCGCCATCAATGATTGGCTCGCCGACGAGGACGCACAAAACCGCATCGAAGCGGGTCGACATCACGTCACGGCGCACTACAGTGCCGAGACGATGAACCAGCAACTGCTGGCCTGCTACGAGCGCCTCCTGCGGAGTTGA
- a CDS encoding PIG-L family deacetylase: MARIMVFGPHPDDQELGMGGTIVRFAEQGHDILLVDITSGEPTPHGSPEQREIEWNAATTILDGGTGRVTRTMIGLPNRSVEHTLEARHKVAGVIRTFAADILFVPYEQDAHPDHRATTRVVEDARFDAKLTKIDLPGEPIYPKWLFYYYCTHLRWVADPSFCIDITGQIETKIESIKAYETQFVIPEKNRRVVEWVRQMNGYIGSRIGTEYAEPFFTKEPLGLSGLDAVVM, translated from the coding sequence ATGGCACGCATCATGGTTTTCGGGCCCCACCCGGACGATCAGGAACTCGGCATGGGGGGCACCATCGTCCGATTCGCCGAGCAGGGCCACGACATCCTGCTCGTCGATATCACCAGCGGCGAACCCACGCCCCACGGTTCTCCCGAGCAGCGCGAGATCGAGTGGAATGCCGCCACGACGATCCTTGACGGCGGCACTGGACGCGTGACCCGCACCATGATCGGGCTGCCCAACCGATCCGTTGAGCACACGCTCGAGGCCCGTCATAAGGTCGCGGGCGTCATCCGTACCTTCGCGGCGGACATCCTCTTTGTCCCCTACGAACAGGACGCCCACCCGGATCACCGTGCCACAACGCGCGTCGTCGAGGACGCACGCTTCGACGCCAAGCTGACCAAGATCGATCTACCCGGCGAACCGATCTATCCCAAGTGGCTCTTCTACTACTACTGCACCCACCTCCGCTGGGTCGCCGATCCCTCGTTCTGCATCGACATCACCGGACAGATCGAGACCAAGATCGAGTCCATCAAGGCCTACGAGACCCAGTTCGTCATCCCCGAGAAGAATCGGCGTGTCGTGGAGTGGGTGCGTCAGATGAACGGGTACATCGGTTCACGGATCGGTACCGAGTACGCGGAGCCCTTCTTCACCAAGGAGCCGCTCGGGCTGAGCGGCCTGGATGCCGTGGTCATGTGA
- the accD gene encoding acetyl-CoA carboxylase, carboxyltransferase subunit beta: protein MPENPVTEAPAHGAPGVDIPRSWHDVIDGQDRSDVPQGLWSRCPSCEAMCFVRQVEQNDDVCPMCQHHFPIGAPRRIEQLVDPDSFESLWDDLAPLDPLQFVDRKPYKDRLKAEQKKADARDAMICGRGFIKGRGVILAVMDHRFMMASMGSVVGEKLTRAIELATDDDRPLVVVSASGGARMQESALSLAQMAKTSAALARLDDAGGLFISVLTDPTYGGVTASFAMLGDLIIAEPKARIGFAGARVIANTVRQELPEGFQRSEFLLEKGFVDRITPRQELRTEISRFIDYAGK, encoded by the coding sequence TTGCCCGAGAATCCCGTCACAGAGGCACCCGCACACGGCGCTCCCGGCGTCGATATCCCTCGCAGCTGGCACGACGTCATCGACGGACAGGACCGCAGCGACGTCCCTCAGGGGCTCTGGTCCCGCTGCCCGAGTTGTGAGGCGATGTGTTTTGTCCGGCAGGTGGAGCAGAACGACGACGTCTGCCCGATGTGCCAGCACCACTTCCCGATCGGTGCGCCGCGGCGGATCGAGCAACTTGTGGACCCCGACAGTTTCGAGTCTCTCTGGGACGACCTGGCGCCGTTGGACCCGCTTCAGTTCGTCGACCGCAAGCCCTACAAGGATCGACTCAAGGCCGAACAGAAGAAGGCGGATGCGCGTGACGCGATGATCTGTGGCCGGGGCTTCATCAAGGGGCGTGGCGTGATCCTGGCCGTCATGGACCACCGTTTCATGATGGCCTCGATGGGCAGTGTCGTTGGCGAGAAGCTGACTCGGGCCATTGAGCTGGCCACCGACGACGACCGACCGCTCGTGGTGGTCAGTGCGTCGGGCGGAGCTCGGATGCAGGAGAGCGCGCTGTCGCTCGCCCAGATGGCCAAGACCTCCGCGGCTTTGGCGCGACTCGACGACGCCGGCGGACTCTTTATCTCCGTGCTGACTGATCCGACCTATGGTGGCGTGACGGCGTCCTTCGCCATGCTCGGCGACCTGATCATCGCCGAGCCCAAGGCTCGCATCGGCTTTGCCGGCGCCCGCGTCATCGCCAACACCGTCCGCCAGGAGTTGCCCGAGGGCTTTCAGCGGTCGGAGTTCCTCCTGGAGAAGGGCTTCGTCGACCGCATCACGCCCCGCCAGGAACTGCGGACCGAGATCTCGCGGTTCATCGACTACGCGGGCAAGTGA
- a CDS encoding fumarylacetoacetate hydrolase family protein: MRIIRYHADDGTTHAGIETQPGTAQRLAGDPIAEGLATTGDTDTVARLLAPVVPPTIFCIGQNYRQHALETGAAIPEQPVIFMKPPTALQDPNGPIAIPRCCRRGDEVDYEVELAVVIGKRCRDVSERDALNVVFGYSVANDVSARRWQKHAGGGQWIRGKSFDTFCPLGPAIITADALPDPQDLQLTTTIHGETLQDSNTADMIFTVAELIAFLSLDTTLEPGTVILTGTPQGVGVARDPKRFLQPGDSVTVAIDGIGELTNPVVAG, encoded by the coding sequence ATGCGCATCATCCGATACCATGCCGACGACGGAACCACCCACGCCGGCATCGAGACTCAGCCCGGCACCGCTCAACGGCTAGCCGGCGACCCGATCGCCGAAGGTCTGGCCACGACAGGCGACACCGATACCGTGGCACGCCTCCTCGCACCCGTCGTTCCGCCGACCATCTTCTGCATCGGGCAGAACTACCGGCAGCACGCGCTCGAGACCGGCGCAGCCATCCCCGAGCAACCGGTCATCTTCATGAAGCCGCCGACCGCGTTGCAGGATCCGAACGGGCCGATCGCCATCCCACGCTGCTGCAGGCGAGGCGACGAGGTTGATTACGAGGTTGAACTCGCCGTCGTCATCGGCAAGCGATGCCGTGACGTCTCCGAACGCGACGCCCTGAACGTCGTCTTTGGCTACAGCGTTGCCAACGACGTCTCCGCACGACGCTGGCAGAAGCACGCTGGCGGCGGGCAGTGGATCCGCGGCAAGTCCTTCGACACCTTCTGCCCTCTTGGCCCCGCCATCATCACCGCCGACGCGTTGCCCGATCCTCAGGACCTGCAACTCACGACCACGATCCATGGCGAAACGCTCCAGGACAGCAACACCGCCGACATGATCTTCACGGTCGCTGAACTGATCGCTTTCCTCTCCCTCGACACCACCCTCGAGCCCGGGACGGTCATCCTCACCGGCACGCCTCAGGGCGTCGGTGTCGCGCGTGACCCCAAGCGTTTTCTCCAGCCGGGTGACTCCGTCACCGTTGCCATTGATGGGATCGGCGAACTCACCAACCCGGTCGTCGCAGGTTGA
- a CDS encoding pilus assembly FimT family protein, producing MLRSIRQARARSGPSVTAFTLVELLLVLAIIGVVMGMAAPMLNGTDASRVRDASRLMAADLDVARTESIVHADDPRRVVLDADGLGYQITFGDGSVPITDTITKNPYVVRFGSGRAGQLAGTRIVDHNLDVDRELAFGVYGETDRTTDASITLDLNGYRVTVTVDAGSGDVLLSQVSRP from the coding sequence ATGCTTCGATCGATTCGCCAAGCCCGGGCACGCAGCGGTCCGTCTGTGACGGCTTTTACGCTTGTAGAGCTTCTGCTGGTTCTGGCGATCATCGGGGTTGTGATGGGGATGGCGGCACCGATGCTCAACGGGACCGATGCCTCGCGTGTGCGTGACGCATCGCGACTGATGGCGGCGGATCTCGACGTGGCGAGAACTGAATCAATCGTGCACGCCGACGATCCGCGTCGGGTGGTGCTGGATGCGGACGGCCTAGGATACCAGATCACGTTTGGGGATGGCTCGGTGCCGATCACCGACACGATCACCAAGAATCCCTACGTGGTTCGATTCGGCAGCGGCCGTGCCGGCCAACTCGCCGGGACGCGCATCGTCGATCACAACCTTGATGTCGATCGCGAACTGGCCTTCGGGGTCTACGGCGAAACCGATCGCACCACCGACGCTTCGATCACCCTCGACCTCAACGGCTACCGAGTGACTGTGACCGTCGATGCGGGCTCGGGCGACGTGTTACTGAGCCAGGTCTCCAGACCCTGA
- a CDS encoding type IV pilus modification PilV family protein, which produces MARSRRTGFTLLEVLVAMSILAALSLALTQAMAAGHMQTYAALEQARAITLVESMHEEIAAQPFPSNPLAVLPLPAIRSLITDLKAYDNLTEIPGALADHHGNLLPETYQGFTRSVLIAENATCTINDLGVTLTGIEVTVTVALPNGQSWSTTRFIPNPTGAL; this is translated from the coding sequence ATGGCTCGGTCTCGACGAACCGGTTTTACGCTGCTCGAAGTCCTCGTGGCGATGTCGATCCTCGCCGCGCTGAGTCTTGCGCTGACCCAGGCGATGGCCGCCGGTCACATGCAGACCTATGCCGCACTCGAACAGGCACGAGCGATCACGCTTGTTGAATCGATGCATGAGGAGATCGCGGCTCAGCCGTTTCCGAGTAATCCGCTGGCTGTCCTTCCTCTGCCCGCAATCCGCTCGCTGATCACCGATCTGAAGGCGTACGACAACCTCACCGAGATCCCCGGCGCACTCGCCGACCACCACGGCAACCTGCTGCCCGAGACCTATCAGGGCTTCACGCGCAGTGTGCTCATCGCCGAGAACGCCACCTGCACGATCAATGACCTAGGCGTGACGCTGACAGGCATCGAGGTGACGGTCACGGTTGCGCTGCCCAACGGGCAATCGTGGTCGACGACCCGTTTCATCCCCAATCCAACCGGAGCGCTCTGA
- a CDS encoding type II secretion system protein, translated as MHARRGLTLLELLIAVSSTAVIALAGAAMLSALGYAASEQRDLRAVVGKSLAVGARVGAEIREAHAILAAENNLLILWQGDWNDDQQVDLSEIIRLDVDAVDQTLKAYTIGTGSNDVAYALTADFAAETQARIDAGDMAGLNWSRDVAAAVFTPNNANPQQARLVTVWITFNAGSLNEVYASAVALRDGGV; from the coding sequence ATGCACGCGCGGCGTGGCCTGACGCTTCTTGAACTGCTGATCGCGGTTTCCTCGACCGCCGTGATCGCGCTGGCCGGCGCCGCGATGCTCTCGGCGCTCGGCTACGCGGCCTCTGAGCAGAGAGACCTCCGCGCCGTCGTGGGCAAGTCGCTGGCCGTGGGGGCACGCGTGGGTGCCGAGATTCGTGAGGCGCACGCCATCCTCGCCGCTGAGAACAACCTGCTCATTCTCTGGCAGGGCGACTGGAACGACGACCAGCAAGTCGATCTGTCCGAGATCATCCGGCTCGACGTGGACGCCGTTGATCAGACTCTCAAGGCCTACACGATCGGCACGGGATCTAACGACGTTGCCTATGCGCTCACAGCCGACTTCGCCGCTGAGACACAGGCTCGAATCGATGCCGGCGACATGGCCGGGTTGAATTGGTCGCGTGACGTTGCAGCGGCTGTGTTCACCCCCAACAACGCAAACCCGCAGCAGGCCCGTCTTGTCACGGTCTGGATTACCTTCAACGCAGGCAGCCTGAACGAGGTCTACGCCTCGGCCGTTGCCCTCCGGGACGGGGGCGTCTGA